The following are from one region of the Streptomyces changanensis genome:
- the dxr gene encoding 1-deoxy-D-xylulose-5-phosphate reductoisomerase: protein MSDSPAPLADPHIAFDPTEGRRDVVVLGSTGSIGTQAIDLALRNPDRFRVTALSAAGGRVGLLAEQAHRLRVRTVAVAREDAVPALREALRALYGSEPLPEVVAGPDAATQLAAFDCHTVLNGITGSIGLAPTLAALRAGRTLALANKESLIVGGPLVKALAKPGQIIPVDSEHAALFQALAAGTRADVRKLVVTASGGPFRGRTRAELAGVTRDDALAHPTWAMGPVITVNSATLVNKGLEVIEAHLLYDIPFDRIEVVVHPQSYVHSMVEFTDGSTLAQATPPDMRGPIAIGLGWPQRVPDAAPAFDWSTASTWEFFPLDTEAFPSVGLARHVGELGGTAPAVFNAANEECVDAFLTGRLPFTGIMDTVTEVVAEHGTPATGTPLTVTDVLEAETWARARARELAAKAAGTTVEVGA, encoded by the coding sequence ATGAGCGACAGTCCAGCACCCCTCGCCGACCCGCACATCGCCTTCGATCCGACCGAAGGCCGCCGGGACGTCGTCGTCCTCGGCTCCACGGGGTCCATCGGTACCCAGGCCATCGACCTGGCCCTGCGCAACCCCGACCGGTTCCGCGTGACCGCGCTGTCCGCCGCGGGCGGCAGGGTCGGCCTCCTCGCCGAGCAGGCGCACCGGCTGCGGGTCCGCACGGTGGCCGTGGCCCGCGAGGACGCGGTCCCGGCGCTGAGGGAGGCGCTGCGGGCGCTGTACGGCTCCGAGCCGCTGCCGGAGGTCGTCGCGGGGCCGGACGCCGCCACCCAGCTCGCGGCCTTTGACTGCCACACCGTGCTCAACGGCATCACCGGCTCCATCGGCCTGGCGCCGACGCTCGCCGCGCTCCGGGCGGGCCGCACCCTGGCCCTCGCGAACAAGGAGTCCCTCATCGTCGGCGGCCCGCTGGTGAAGGCCCTCGCGAAGCCGGGCCAGATCATCCCGGTCGACTCCGAGCACGCCGCGCTCTTCCAGGCGCTGGCCGCCGGTACCCGCGCGGACGTCCGCAAGCTCGTCGTCACCGCCTCCGGGGGCCCCTTCCGCGGCCGCACCCGCGCCGAGCTGGCCGGCGTCACCCGCGACGACGCGCTGGCCCACCCCACCTGGGCGATGGGACCGGTCATCACGGTCAACAGCGCCACGCTCGTCAACAAGGGCCTGGAGGTCATCGAGGCCCACCTGCTCTACGACATCCCCTTCGACCGCATCGAGGTCGTCGTCCACCCCCAGTCGTACGTGCACTCGATGGTGGAGTTCACCGACGGCTCCACCCTCGCCCAGGCCACGCCGCCCGACATGCGCGGCCCCATCGCGATCGGCCTCGGCTGGCCCCAGCGCGTCCCCGACGCGGCCCCCGCCTTCGACTGGTCCACGGCGTCCACCTGGGAGTTCTTCCCGCTGGACACCGAGGCGTTCCCGTCCGTCGGCCTCGCCCGGCACGTCGGCGAGCTCGGCGGCACCGCCCCGGCCGTCTTCAACGCCGCCAACGAGGAGTGCGTCGACGCATTCCTCACCGGCCGGCTCCCCTTCACCGGCATCATGGACACGGTCACCGAGGTCGTCGCCGAGCACGGCACACCCGCCACGGGAACCCCGCTGACGGTCACGGACGTCCTGGAAGCGGAGACGTGGGCCCGAGCGAGGGCCCGGGAACTGGCGGCGAAGGCCGCCGGGACGACGGTGGAGGTCGGCGCATGA
- a CDS encoding M50 family metallopeptidase: MTVLLTVLGIVLFAVGLLFSIAWHELGHLSTAKLFGIRVPQYMVGFGPTLWSRSKGETEYGIKAIPMGGYIRMIGMFPPGADGRVEARSTSPWRGMIEDARSAAYEELRPGDEDRLFYTRKPWKRVIVMFAGPFMNLVLAVAIFLGVAMSFGFATQTTEVAGVQKCVIAQSEERDTCASGDRPSPAHAAGLREGDRIVAFDGEPVADWAELSARIRDTIGPATVTVERDGQRLDLHPTLEKNLVVRKDADGEAVPGQYVAAGYLGFAAKTEIVPLGFGESVDRMGDMIEDGVHAVIALPGKIPDLWNATFGDGERKADSPVGIVGAARISGEVMNLDVPTQNIVASFLLVLATFNLSLFLFNMLPLLPLDGGHIAGALWESVRRHVARVFRRPDPGPFDVAKLMPVAYVVAGVFICFTVLVLLADIVNPVKIS; this comes from the coding sequence ATGACGGTTCTTCTCACGGTCCTCGGCATCGTGCTGTTCGCCGTGGGGCTGCTGTTCTCCATCGCCTGGCACGAGCTCGGTCACCTCTCCACGGCCAAGCTGTTCGGCATCCGCGTGCCCCAGTACATGGTCGGCTTCGGCCCCACCCTGTGGTCGCGGAGCAAGGGCGAGACGGAGTACGGCATCAAGGCCATCCCGATGGGCGGCTACATCCGCATGATCGGGATGTTCCCGCCCGGCGCGGACGGCCGCGTCGAGGCCCGCTCGACCTCCCCGTGGCGCGGCATGATCGAGGACGCCCGCTCGGCGGCGTACGAGGAGCTGCGCCCCGGCGACGAGGACCGGCTCTTCTACACGCGCAAGCCGTGGAAGCGCGTCATCGTCATGTTCGCCGGCCCGTTCATGAACCTCGTCCTCGCCGTCGCGATCTTCCTCGGCGTCGCCATGTCCTTCGGCTTCGCGACCCAGACCACCGAGGTCGCCGGCGTGCAGAAGTGCGTCATCGCCCAGAGCGAGGAGCGCGACACCTGCGCCTCCGGCGACCGGCCCTCCCCGGCCCACGCCGCCGGGCTGCGCGAGGGCGACCGCATCGTCGCCTTCGACGGCGAGCCCGTCGCCGACTGGGCCGAGCTCTCCGCCCGCATCCGCGACACCATCGGCCCCGCCACCGTCACCGTGGAGCGCGACGGGCAGCGGCTGGACCTGCACCCCACGCTCGAGAAGAACCTCGTGGTGCGCAAGGACGCCGACGGCGAGGCCGTCCCCGGCCAGTACGTCGCCGCCGGCTACCTCGGCTTCGCCGCCAAGACGGAGATCGTCCCGCTCGGCTTCGGCGAGTCCGTGGACCGCATGGGCGACATGATCGAGGACGGCGTCCACGCCGTGATCGCGCTCCCCGGCAAGATCCCCGACCTGTGGAACGCGACGTTCGGCGACGGCGAGCGCAAGGCCGACTCCCCGGTCGGCATCGTGGGCGCCGCCCGCATCAGCGGCGAGGTGATGAACCTCGACGTGCCGACGCAGAACATCGTCGCGTCCTTCCTGCTGGTGCTGGCGACCTTCAACCTCTCGCTGTTCCTCTTCAACATGCTGCCCCTGCTTCCCCTGGACGGCGGGCACATCGCCGGCGCCCTGTGGGAGTCCGTGCGCCGCCACGTCGCGCGGGTCTTCCGGCGCCCCGACCCGGGCCCGTTCGACGTCGCGAAGCTCATGCCGGTCGCGTACGTCGTCGCCGGCGTCTTCATCTGCTTCACGGTGCTCGTGCTGCTCGCCGACATCGTGAACCCGGTGAAGATCTCCTAG
- the ispG gene encoding flavodoxin-dependent (E)-4-hydroxy-3-methylbut-2-enyl-diphosphate synthase — protein MTAISLGMPSVPTKLADRRVSRKIQVGSVAVGGDAPVSVQSMTTTRTSDIGATLQQIAELTASGCQIVRVACPTQDDADALATIAKKSQIPVIADIHFQPKYVFAAIDAGCAAVRVNPGNIKQFDDKVREIAKAARETGTPIRIGVNAGSLDRRLLQKYGKATPEALVESALWEASLFEEHDFRDIKISVKHNDPVVMVNAYRQLAAQCDYPLHLGVTEAGPAFQGTIKSAVAFGALLSEGIGDTIRVSLSAPPAEEVKVGIQILESLNLRQRRLEIVSCPSCGRAQVDVYKLADEVTAGLEGMEVPLRVAVMGCVVNGPGEAREADLGVASGNGKGQIFVKGEVIKTVPESKIVETLIEEAMKIAEQMEKDGVPSGEPEVSIS, from the coding sequence ATGACCGCGATTTCTCTCGGCATGCCGTCCGTTCCGACCAAGCTGGCCGACCGCCGGGTCAGCCGCAAGATCCAGGTCGGCTCGGTGGCCGTCGGCGGCGACGCACCCGTGTCGGTGCAGTCCATGACCACCACCCGGACCTCCGACATCGGCGCCACGCTCCAGCAGATCGCCGAGCTGACCGCCTCCGGCTGCCAGATCGTCCGCGTGGCCTGCCCCACGCAGGACGACGCCGACGCCCTCGCCACCATCGCGAAGAAGTCCCAGATCCCGGTCATCGCGGACATCCACTTCCAGCCCAAGTACGTCTTCGCCGCCATCGACGCCGGCTGCGCGGCCGTCCGGGTCAACCCCGGCAACATCAAGCAGTTCGACGACAAGGTCAGGGAGATCGCCAAGGCGGCCCGCGAGACCGGCACCCCGATCCGCATCGGCGTCAACGCCGGCTCCCTCGACCGCCGACTCCTCCAGAAGTACGGCAAGGCCACCCCCGAGGCGCTCGTCGAGTCCGCCCTGTGGGAGGCGTCCCTCTTCGAGGAGCACGACTTCCGCGACATCAAGATCTCGGTCAAGCACAACGACCCGGTCGTGATGGTCAACGCCTACCGCCAGCTCGCCGCCCAGTGCGACTACCCGCTGCACCTCGGCGTCACCGAGGCCGGCCCCGCCTTCCAGGGCACCATCAAGTCCGCGGTCGCCTTCGGCGCACTGCTGTCCGAGGGCATCGGCGACACCATCCGCGTCTCCCTCTCCGCGCCCCCGGCGGAGGAGGTCAAGGTCGGCATCCAGATCCTGGAGTCCCTCAACCTCCGCCAGCGCCGCCTGGAGATCGTCTCCTGCCCGTCCTGCGGCCGCGCCCAGGTCGACGTGTACAAGCTCGCCGACGAGGTCACCGCCGGCCTGGAGGGCATGGAGGTGCCGCTGCGCGTCGCCGTCATGGGCTGCGTCGTCAACGGCCCCGGCGAGGCCCGTGAGGCGGACCTCGGTGTCGCCTCCGGCAACGGCAAGGGCCAGATCTTCGTCAAGGGCGAGGTCATCAAGACCGTCCCCGAGTCGAAGATCGTGGAGACGCTCATCGAGGAGGCGATGAAGATCGCTGAGCAGATGGAGAAGGACGGCGTGCCGTCCGGCGAGCCCGAGGTCTCCATCAGCTGA
- a CDS encoding GNAT family N-acetyltransferase, with protein MLTHTTTRVLEPGDLGAALAVLESDPVANAFVTARVQAAGLDPWRLGGEMWGWYSEGRLRSLCYAGANLVPICATPEAVRAFADRARRSGRRCSSIVGPAEATAELWRLLEPSWGPARDVRPRQPLMVTERPAPDVEPDPLVRRVRRDEMDLIMPACVAMFTEEVGVSPMAGDGGLLYQARVAELVASGRSFARFEDGRVVFKAEIGAATPRACQIQGVWVDPEYRGRGLSEIGMAAVLRHALADVAPVVSLYVNDYNAPARAAYRRVGFREVGAFMSVLF; from the coding sequence GTGTTGACGCACACCACCACCCGGGTCCTCGAGCCCGGGGACCTCGGCGCCGCGCTCGCCGTCCTGGAGAGCGACCCGGTCGCCAACGCGTTCGTCACCGCCCGCGTCCAGGCCGCCGGCCTCGACCCGTGGCGCCTCGGCGGCGAGATGTGGGGCTGGTACTCCGAGGGACGGTTGCGCTCCCTGTGCTACGCCGGCGCCAACCTCGTCCCCATCTGCGCCACCCCCGAGGCCGTCCGCGCCTTCGCCGACCGCGCCCGCCGCTCCGGGCGGCGCTGCTCCTCGATCGTCGGGCCCGCGGAGGCCACCGCCGAGCTGTGGCGGCTGCTCGAACCCAGCTGGGGCCCCGCACGAGACGTGCGCCCGCGTCAGCCGCTCATGGTCACCGAGCGGCCCGCCCCGGACGTCGAGCCCGACCCGCTGGTCCGCCGCGTCCGCAGGGACGAGATGGACCTGATCATGCCGGCCTGCGTGGCGATGTTCACCGAGGAGGTCGGCGTCTCGCCCATGGCCGGGGACGGCGGACTGCTCTACCAGGCGCGCGTCGCCGAACTGGTCGCCTCCGGCCGCTCCTTCGCCCGCTTCGAGGACGGCCGCGTCGTCTTCAAGGCCGAGATCGGCGCGGCCACGCCCCGCGCCTGCCAGATCCAGGGCGTGTGGGTCGACCCCGAGTACCGCGGTCGCGGCCTGTCCGAGATCGGCATGGCGGCCGTCCTGCGCCACGCCCTCGCCGACGTCGCCCCCGTCGTCAGCCTGTACGTCAACGACTACAACGCCCCCGCCCGCGCCGCCTACCGCCGGGTCGGCTTCCGCGAGGTGGGCGCGTTCATGAGCGTGCTCTTCTGA
- a CDS encoding GNAT family N-acetyltransferase, whose product MDDAVVVGPLDLVARVDDALAVQAVAFGLSAGEVAVRRHIVVRHMACRGARAYGATTPSGRLVGFVYGMPNDRVHWWSTVVQPYLVREGGESWLDDAFVITELHVHPDFQGRGIGTELITTITGTADEPRSLLSAIDVESPARRLYRSLGYTDLARQVHFPSAARPYAVMGARLPLRRS is encoded by the coding sequence ATGGATGACGCCGTGGTGGTCGGACCGCTCGACCTCGTCGCACGGGTGGACGACGCGCTGGCCGTGCAGGCCGTCGCCTTCGGCCTGAGCGCGGGCGAGGTCGCCGTACGCCGCCACATCGTGGTCCGGCACATGGCCTGCCGCGGCGCCCGCGCGTACGGCGCGACCACCCCGTCCGGCCGTCTCGTCGGCTTCGTGTACGGGATGCCCAACGACCGCGTCCACTGGTGGTCGACGGTCGTCCAGCCCTACCTGGTCCGCGAGGGCGGCGAGTCCTGGCTCGACGACGCCTTCGTCATCACCGAACTGCACGTCCACCCCGACTTCCAGGGCCGGGGCATCGGCACGGAGCTGATCACCACCATCACCGGTACGGCCGACGAGCCCCGCTCCCTCCTCTCCGCCATCGACGTCGAGAGCCCCGCCCGCCGGCTCTACCGCTCCCTGGGCTACACGGACCTGGCCCGCCAGGTCCACTTCCCCAGCGCGGCACGGCCGTACGCGGTGATGGGTGCCCGGCTGCCGCTGCGCCGGAGCTGA
- a CDS encoding proline--tRNA ligase produces the protein MAQVQRMSRLMVKTLRDDPADAETLSHKLLVRAGYVRRNAAGIWSWLPLGKKVLENVARVVREEMDAIGAQEVLLPALLPKEPYEATGRWDEYGAELFRLQDRKGADYLLGPTHEEIFTQLVKDQCTSYKDLPVILYQIQTKYRDEARPRSGILRGREFQMKDSYSFDTTDEGLAESYRLHREAYVRIFERLGLRHKIVSAVSGAMGGSASEEFLAPAAAGEDTFVYCPSCDYAANTEAVTFAGGEPADGSAHGPVEELDTPDTPTIETLAEHLGVPASATLKNLLVKVDGEIVAVGVPGDREVDLGKLEDHLAPAVVEMVTADDFTGRPDLVRGYVGPQGLDKVRYLADPRVAPGTAWVTGANKPDTHARNVVVGRDFEVDRYLDVVVVEDGDPCPQCGAGLRLDRAIEIGHIFQLGRKYTDAFQLDVLGQNGKPVRVTMGSYGVGVSRAVAALAEQTADDKGLCWPREIAPADVHVVAAGKALQTELALEVSEKLGEAGLRVLVDDRAGVSPGVKFTDAELLGVPQILVAGRRSGEGVVELKDRRTGEREELTVEEALARLTA, from the coding sequence ATGGCCCAGGTCCAGCGCATGTCCCGGTTGATGGTCAAGACACTGCGCGACGACCCGGCGGACGCCGAGACGCTCAGCCACAAGCTGCTCGTCCGCGCCGGCTACGTCCGCCGCAACGCCGCGGGCATCTGGTCCTGGCTGCCGCTGGGCAAGAAGGTCCTGGAGAACGTCGCCCGCGTCGTGCGCGAGGAGATGGACGCCATCGGCGCCCAGGAGGTCCTGCTGCCCGCGCTGCTGCCGAAGGAGCCGTACGAGGCGACCGGCCGCTGGGACGAGTACGGCGCGGAGCTGTTCCGCCTCCAGGACCGCAAGGGCGCCGACTACCTCCTCGGCCCCACGCACGAGGAGATCTTCACCCAGCTGGTCAAGGACCAGTGCACGTCCTACAAGGACCTGCCGGTGATCCTCTACCAGATCCAGACGAAGTACCGCGACGAGGCCCGCCCGCGCTCGGGCATCCTGCGCGGCCGCGAGTTCCAGATGAAGGACTCGTACTCCTTCGACACCACCGACGAGGGCCTGGCCGAGTCCTACCGCCTGCACCGCGAGGCGTACGTGCGGATCTTCGAGCGCCTCGGCCTGCGGCACAAGATCGTCTCCGCGGTCTCCGGCGCCATGGGCGGCTCGGCGTCGGAGGAGTTCCTGGCCCCGGCCGCGGCGGGCGAGGACACCTTCGTCTACTGCCCGTCCTGTGACTACGCCGCCAACACCGAGGCCGTGACCTTCGCGGGTGGCGAGCCGGCCGACGGCTCGGCGCACGGCCCCGTCGAGGAGCTCGACACCCCGGACACGCCGACCATCGAGACCCTCGCCGAGCACCTCGGCGTGCCGGCGTCGGCGACGCTGAAGAACCTGCTGGTGAAGGTGGACGGCGAGATCGTGGCGGTGGGCGTGCCCGGCGACCGCGAGGTCGACCTCGGCAAGCTGGAGGACCACCTCGCCCCGGCCGTCGTCGAGATGGTCACCGCCGACGACTTCACGGGCCGCCCCGACCTGGTCCGCGGCTACGTCGGCCCGCAGGGCCTGGACAAGGTCCGGTACCTCGCCGACCCGCGCGTCGCCCCCGGCACGGCCTGGGTCACCGGCGCCAACAAGCCCGACACGCACGCGAGGAACGTCGTCGTCGGGCGGGACTTCGAGGTCGACCGGTACCTGGACGTCGTCGTGGTCGAGGACGGTGACCCCTGCCCGCAGTGCGGCGCCGGCCTGAGGCTGGACCGCGCCATCGAGATCGGCCACATCTTCCAGCTCGGCCGCAAGTACACCGACGCCTTCCAGCTGGACGTCCTCGGCCAGAACGGCAAGCCGGTCCGCGTCACCATGGGCTCGTACGGCGTCGGGGTCTCCCGCGCGGTGGCGGCCCTCGCCGAGCAGACCGCCGACGACAAGGGCCTGTGCTGGCCCCGGGAGATCGCCCCGGCCGACGTCCACGTCGTCGCCGCCGGCAAGGCCCTCCAGACGGAGCTGGCCCTGGAGGTCTCCGAGAAGCTCGGCGAGGCCGGGCTGCGCGTCCTCGTCGACGACCGCGCCGGGGTGTCGCCGGGCGTGAAGTTCACCGACGCCGAGCTGTTGGGCGTGCCGCAGATCCTCGTCGCCGGCCGTCGCTCGGGCGAGGGCGTCGTCGAGCTCAAGGACCGCCGCACCGGTGAGCGCGAGGAGCTGACGGTCGAGGAGGCCCTGGCCCGCCTCACGGCCTGA